A genomic window from Salvia hispanica cultivar TCC Black 2014 chromosome 5, UniMelb_Shisp_WGS_1.0, whole genome shotgun sequence includes:
- the LOC125189216 gene encoding phospholipid-transporting ATPase 1 isoform X4 gives MVLFVTAVKDAYEDYRRHRSDRIENNRLASVLVNGEYEDKKWKDICVGEVIKVSGNQTLPCDMVLLSTSDATGVAYVQTTNLDGESNLKTRYAKQETQMRTPVVGNIGGLLIKCEKPNRNIYGFQANMEIDGKRISLGPSNIILRGCELKNTDWVVGVAVYAGKETKAMLNNAGAPSKRSRLEKRMNKEIIILSIFLVALCTVVSICHGAWLRRHREELYLMQFYRKYDYSEPEVKKYEYYGWGMEIFFVFLMSVIVFQVMIPISLYISVELVRIGQAYFMIRDDRMFDKSTNSRFQCRALNINEDLGQIKYVFSDKTGTLTENKMEFQCASVGGVDYDNGKDISTEDWQTGYSVQVDGMVLRPKMTVKLDQDLLNLSKMEHTNEGKHVYDFLVALAACNTIVPLTVETSDPAIKLIEYQGESPDEQALAYAAASYGFMLVERSSGHIVIDIQGKRQRFNVLGLHEFDSDRKRMSVIVGCPDQTVKVFVKGADTTMFKVIDKSLNLNMVNATESHLHSYSSKGLRTLVIGMRELSTSEFEQWQSSYESASTALMGRAKLLRKVANNVENNLKLLGASGIEDKLQQGVPEAIESLRTAGIKVWVLTGDKQETAISIGYSSKLLTSKMTQIVINNNSKDSCRKNLDDALQLYKKLSNVSHSNDGGHGAGTNQLALIIDGTSLVYILETELEEKLFELASKCTAVLCCRVAPLQKAGIVALIKNRTDDMTLAIGDGANDVSMIQKADVGIGISGQEGRQAVMASDFSMGQFRFLVPLLLIHGHWNYQRISYMILYNFYRNVVLVFVLFWYVLFTGFTLTTAITDWSSVLYSVIYTSLPTIVVGILDKDLGRGTLLQYPQLYGAGQRGESYNGKLFWVTILDTMWQSVAAFFIPLAAYWDSTVGVSALGDLWILAVVILVNIHLAMDVIRWYTITHIAIWGSILATFICVMIIDALPFLPGYWAFFMIAKTKLFWVCLLGIVVAGMVPRFVVKVFVQHCKPNDIHIAREAEKFGNLRETNAETEMNPISDLPRSTATATT, from the exons ATGGTGCTCTTTGTCACTGCAGTTAAGGACGCATATGAGGACTACAGGCGCCATAGGTCGGATAGGATTGAGAACAACCGGCTGGCGTCAGTCTTGGTGAATGGAGAGTATGAGGATAAGAAATGGAAGGACATTTGTGTTGGGGAGGTCATTAAGGTCTCCGGGAATCAAACTCTTCCATGTGATATGGTGTTGCTCTCAACTAGTGATGCTACTGGTGTCGCATATGTGCAGACGACAAATTTGGACGGGGAGTCGAATTTGAAGACACGGTATGCAAAGCAGGAGACTCAGATGAGAACTCCAGTTGTGGGGAACATAGGTGGGCTTCTGATCAAGTGTGAGAAACCAAATAGGAATATATATGGTTTCCAGGCAAACATGGAAATTGATGGAAAGCGTATTTCTCTTGGACCGTCCAATATAATATTACGCGGTTGTGAGCTGAAGAACACGGATTGGGTAGTTGGTGTTGCAGTTTATGCTGGGAAGGAGACTAAGGCAATGCTTAACAATGCTGGAGCTCCATCCAAGAGAAGCCGTCTCGAGAAGCGCATGAACAAGGAGATCATCATCCTGTCAATTTTTCTAGTGGCACTATGTACTGTAGTCTCCATCTGTCATGGTGCCTGGTTGAGACGCCACAGAGAGGAGTTGTACTTGATGCAGTTCTACAGGAAATATGACTACTCAGAGCCTGAAGTTAAGAAATACGAATATTATGGTTGGGGAATGGAGATATTCTTTGTGTTCCTCATGTCTGTCATTGTTTTCCAAGTTATGATTCCTATATCATTGTACATATCCGTGGAGCTTGTTCGTATTGGCCAAGCTTATTTTATGATCCGAGATGACAGGATGTTTGACAAATCCACCAATTCGAGATTCCAGTGCAGGGCATTGAACATAAATGAAGATTTGGGGCAGATAAAGTATGTCTTCTCCGACAAAACCGGCACTCTGACTGAGAACAAGATGGAATTTCAGTGTGCAAGCGTTGGAGGAGTAGACTACGACAATGGGAAGGACATCAGTACTGAAGATTGGCAAACAGGATACTCAGTTCAAG TTGACGGTATGGTTTTAAGGCCAAAGATGACAGTAAAACTTGATCAAGACCTTCTCAACTTGTCAAAAATGGAACATACAAATGAAGGCAAACATGTTTATGATTTCCTCGTGGCATTGGCTGCTTGCAACACCATCGTGCCTCTCACTGTTGAGACATCTGATCCTGCTATAAAATTGATAGAATATCAGGGGGAGTCTCCTGATGAACAGGCATTGGCCTACGCTGCTGCCTCGTATGGATTTATGCTTGTTGAACGCTCTTCTGGTCACATAGTAATTGACATTCAAGGGAAAAGGCAAAG GTTCAACGTCTTGGGTTTGCACGAGTTTGACAGTGATCGGAAGAGGATGTCTGTTATTGTAGGATGCCCGGATCAGACGGTGAAGGTTTTCGTTAAAGGAGCTGATACAACCATGTTCAAAGTGATAGATAAATCCTTGAACTTGAACATGGTTAACGCAACTGAGAGCCATCTTCACTCCTATTCGTCAAAGGGTTTGCGAACACTTGTCATTGGAATGCGGGAACTCAGTACGTCTGAATTTGAGCAATGGCAGTCATCGTACGAGTCAGCAAGCACTGCCTTAATGGGCAGAGCAAAATTACTTCGTAAAGTTGCCAACAATGTGGAAAacaatcttaaattattaGGTGCGTCTGGGATCGAGGATAAACTGCAGCAGGGTGTGCCAGAAGCAATTGAGTCTTTAAGAACGGCTGGTATCAAGGTCTGGGTTCTAACCGGTGACAAGCAAGAAACAGCCATCTCAATCGGCTACTCCTCTAAGCTACTAACGAGTAAGATGACCCAGATAGTGATAAACAACAACTCTAAGGACTCGTGTAGGAAGAACTTGGATGATGCTTTGCAACTGTATAAGAAGCTCTCAAATGTTTCCCATTCCAATGACGGAGGCCATGGAGCTGGAACTAATCAACTTGCCTTAATTATTGATGGAACGAGCCTTGTGTATATTTTAGAGACTGAACTCGAGGAAAAG CTTTTCGAGTTAGCTAGCAAATGTACTGCAGTATTGTGTTGCCGTGTGGCTCCTCTGCAGAAAGCCGGTATAGTAGCTCTCATAAAAAACAGAACTGATGACATGACCCTCGCCATAGGTGATG GAGCAAATGATGTTTCCATGATTCAAAAGGCTGATGTGGGTATTGGAATCAGCGGCCAAGAGGGAAGGCAAGCCGTCATGGCATCAGATTTCTCGATGGGTCAGTTCAGATTTTTGGTCCCGCTATTGTTAATACACGGACACTGGAATTATCAACGGATCAGCTACATGATATTGTACAATTTCTATAGGAATGTCGTtctagtttttgttttgttctg GTATGTTCTCTTTACTGGATTCACCCTGACAACTGCAATCACTGATTGGAGCTCTGTGCTTTATTCAGTAATATACACGTCGTTGCCTACAATAGTCGTAGGAATTCTTGACAAGGATTTAGGTAGAGGTACCCTCCTCCAGTATCCTCAACTATACGGGGCTGGACAAAGGGGAGAAAGCTACAATGGGAAGCTATTCTGGGTCACGATATTGGACACAATGTGGCAAAGCGTAGCTGCTTTCTTCATACCTCTGGCTGCTTACTGGGATAGCACCGTTGGCGTTTCGGCCTTGGGGGATCTTTGGATACTTGCAGTCGTGATTCTGGTCAATATACATCTGGCCATGGATGTGATCAGATGGTACACGATCACTCACATTGCCATCTGGGGATCTATACTTGCGACTTTCATCTGTGTCATGATCATCGATGCCTTGCCCTTCCTGCCTGGCTACTG GGCTTTCTTCATGATTGCGAAGACGAAGTTATTTTGGGTATGCTTGCTTGGTATTGTGGTGGCAGGAATGGTTCCTCGTTTTGTCGTAAAAGTATTTGTACAGCATTGTAAACCCAACGATATTCATATTGCCAGAGAAGCAGAgaaatttggaaatttaaGGGAAACAAATGCAGAAACTGAGATGAATCCCATATCTGATCTTCCACGGAGTACTGCTACAGCAACTACTTAG